GCCGGTGATAACCACCATGGCGCCGGGTTCAATATGCAGGTTAATATGCTGAAAGAGTGGGGGCTGACCGGGGTATGCAAAGGCCACATTTTTAAGCGATACCCGGTGCGCTTTGATTCGCAAGTCTGGTGCCGTTGCCTGTTGTGACGGCAGGGACTCGATCGCCACAGGACAATGCACAATATCGGCCAGTCTATCCAGATGCACGCGCAGTAACCGCCACTGAATGAGCTGCTCTACCAGGCCGCTGGTTGCACCATTAAAACGGTTTTTATAACTGACAAAGGCGTACAGCATTCCAATCGTAAATTGTTGTTCCATCACCAGATGTGCCGCCATGTAGATCACAATCAGGTTTTCAAGGCCGAACAGGATCAGGTGCACGATACTAAAGCTCATTTCCCAGCGACGTAGTTGAATATCGCGGTTGAGAGTGTCGGTCAGCAGGTGCTGCCAGCCGTGCAGCCGAAATGACTCCAGTTTCAGCATACGAATGGATTGAATACCCCTGATGGTTTCTATGAAATGGCTGTTCTCTTTGGCCGCCGTGGCTATTTTTTCTTGTTGTAAGCGTTGTATTGGCGCGAGCAGACAGAGACGAAGCAGCAAGAATATGACAGAGAAAATCACCACTACGCACATTAGCTTAACACTGTAGAGCGCCATGAGTGCCAGCGTGCAAAGCAGAATAAGGCTATCAAGAATAAGCCCTACAATTCCCTGGCTTATAAATCGTCTGATTTCCTGCAGGCTGCCAAACCGCGCCACCAGATCGCCGATATGCCGTTGTAGAAAGTAATTAAAAGGTAGCCGGATTAGGTGCGTGAAAACGTTGACCGAGAGCTGCTGCGCGAGGTGACTCGACATATAAATCCCGGCGGCTTGTCGGCTCAGATTAGTGATTGCTTCGATCACCACTAATAGCAGGAACCCCAGGAATAACACATTGAGCAATGGTTTGTCGTTATTGATAATCACCGTATCAATCACCAATTGCAGATAATACGGGGAGGCCAGCGCAAAGAGTTGTAACAGTAAAGAAAGCGTAAAAATTACTATCAATGAGCGTTTAATGCCCACAATATGCTGCCAAAGTTGGCGTATTTTCAGTGGCTGGGTAAGGTTTTTAGGTTCAAATTGATTACCGGGCTGCAGTTCGAGGGCAATGCCGGTAAAACACTTATCTGCTTCGAGCCAGCTGAGTTTACGCTGACCTATTGCCGGGTCATGCAGCTCAATGTTTTTGCTGCCAACTTTGGTCAGCACCACAAAATGTTGCATATTCCAGTGCAAAATACAGGGTAACTGTAAGTCTTTTAAATGTTCCAGTTCGACCTTTACGGCACGGCTGTTAAGTTTGAGAGAGTGCGCAAAGTCGATCAGTTGCTTTAGGTTGGCACCTTGCTGGCTAAATGACTGGCAACTGCGTAGCTGGGCGAGGTCGACGTTTAAACCATGGTAACCCGCTATCATAGCAATGCACGCCAGGCCGCATTCACTGTTTTCTGCCTGCAAAATTAACGGGGTGCGGCGGCGCCAGCCAAGCTGCAAAGGGGATTTAACGGCACTGATATGACTCATAGCAGCCCCCCGTTTAACTGATAAAGCGGCTCGAACAACCATTGCATTAAATTACGTTCACGAATATTAATATCGGCCGCGAAGGTCATGCCGGCCCGTAAGGCAATGGGCTCATTGAGGTGCTCGATGTTGAACGATGACAGACTGGCAGAAGCAAGGTATACCGGTTGCTTTACCGTTACCGGGGTTTGTGCCACTTCTTGTGGCAGCAGCAGGTGCGGTGACACTTTGTCGATAACGGCATCGTACGTGCCAAACTGGGTATAGGGGAAAGCATCATAGCGCAAACTAATAGGCTGGCCGGCTGAGACTTGTCCGGCCGCTGAGATAGGAATAAGCAGGCGTGCAATCACGTCACCCTGTTCGGGCATCAGGGTCAGCAGTGGCAGATTAGCCTGGGTTGACTGGCCTGACTTGGCATGCAACTGACCAACCTTGCCATCATTAGGAGCGGTGACCACGATATCTTGTACGCTATATTGCTGGTGCAGGCTTTGCTGTATCTCGCTGATGCTGTTTTCAATGGCTAACTGTTGCAGCTGGTGCGATGTGGTGAGTGTTTGCAGCTCATAACGGGTATCGTCAATAGCCCGAATGATAGCCAGCCACTCTCTGTTCAGTAATTTATGCTGATAGCTTTCATCTAACCGTTGGGCGTCGAGATTTTGCAGTTGGTGTTTACTGTAAAAGCCGTCTTTGGTCAGCTTGGTCAATGCCTGCTTTTGGCTGTCAAGTAGCTGCATTTTTTGGTTGAGCAGCGTTCGCATCGACGCAATATTCTGCCTGTCTTCCAGTAATCGTTGGTGGTTGGTTTGCAATTGTTGGCGCTTGTTTTCAAATCCGTTTTGACTGAGCGTGTACTGGGTTTGTAAGCGTTCAATACGGCTTTTTAGTTCACCAAGAAGCACCGCATTCACGCTTTGATTGTTTTTGAAAGTGGCATCGCGGGTGAGTTTTATAAGCGGCGTGCCTTTGCTTACCCGTTGATTAGCGTTAACCAGAATTTCACTGACAATCGCGCCCGGCGATGGTGAATACACATGGGTAATGCCGCGCTGTGGCTCGAGCCAGCCTGTTACGGTTTGTGTATCAACATACTGGCTCGACAGCAGCCAGTAGAGTGACGCCGCTAACCACATCAGCAAGGCTGCCGTTATTCCCAGCGCAGAGAGCGTGGGCCGCACTAACACGGTGCCTTCAATATTCTGCTGTTGTGATATGAGCGCCTGAGGGCGAAAAAGACTTTGACTATCCATAGCAACTGTCGCGTGTATTGGTAATGGATACACCTTACGACAAGGGGGTGATCGCCAGAGTACCTGACGGGTCGGGAGCATGGATTAGGGGGACTATGCAGGCAATTGGCCTAATATTCTCAGTGGTGTCTCAATTTTATTGTTGGCAGCGGCAAGTCGGTGTGGCCACCTTACAGAGGAGGAAGTACGCCGGACGGTCATTCAACTTTCTTAATCACCGCTGTTAATATACTGTGATGGCACTAAACTAATAATCTAGTGAAGCCCACGTTTGCCAAGGAAGTATTATGTTTATACCCAGTATGCTGCTACGCCAGTTATACACCCACGGTAGCCTGACTCAAACCGAAGACGGTTTGCAGTTTATGCTTAAAAATCGCTTAAAAGATGCCACCCTCAGACAGGTTGAGAGTATTGCTATTAATGGCGAGTCCATAGCACCTGAACATATCACGCTGCAGGTAGGCCCCGAGCAAATCATGTCGCTGACAGAACTCAATGAGGCCGGTGAAGTCCCCTTCGCGTTAAAAGATGTTATTACTGTTTACCTCAACAAAACACTGTCGGTAAGTGCCGAGAAACATACCATCGAACTGGTCTTTAAGGCTTCACCGTTTGGCAAGCTTAAATTCAGCGTGGAGGATACCGTCTCAGCGCCACGAGTATCCGACGGCAGTATTCCAAGGGATCCCCACGATGATTACGCACCGGGCATTATCGCGAAAAGACAAACTTATTTTGAAAAATTCTCCGGGGCTAAAATACATCATGTGGGGCAGTACTCTATTGATCCGAACACGTTGCGCGGCAATATTGAACACTTTATCGGCGTGGCGCAGGTACCTGTAGGCGTGGCAGGCCCGGTCACCATTGATGGTGAACATGCCAAAGGTGATTTTATCATTCCGCTGGCTACCACCGAAGGCACGCTGGTGGCGTCTTACAACCGCGGTATGAAACTGCTTAATATGAGTGGCGGAATTAAGTCGACTGTGGTCGATGATGCCATGCAGCGCGCGCCGGTATTTGTATTTTCCGATGCCCGCGGCGCCCGTGATTTTGTTGCCTGGGTAAATGCCAATATTGATGAGATCCGTGCCGAGGCCGAAGCGACCTCGTCTGTTGCCAAGCTGACTTACATTGATAGTGTGTTATCCAACAAGTTTGCCTTTTTGCGCTTTAACTACCGAACCGGCGATGCGGCGGGGCAAAACATGGTGGGGCGGGCCACCTTTGCCGCCTGTGGCTGGATCCTTGAAAAATATACCGGTATCGAAAATTTTTATTTGGAATCAAATTTTGCGACCGACAAGAAGGCCTCGCAAATTAATACCCTACGCACCCGTGGTAAAAGAGTAACGGCTTAGGCAACCATTAAGCGAGAGCATTTATTATCGGTGATGCGGGTGGATCCTAAGCAAATTGACTATCACGGCCGGGTGGCGGGCATTGGCTCATTTTTATCCGGGGTGAATAATAACGGGCTGCATTCGCCTAATGGCATCACCGCCATGTTTATTGCCACCGGCCAGGACGTTGCCAATGTGTCTGAATCGTCGGCGGGGATCATGTACTCCGAGCTTACTGACGAGGGCGATCTGTACATATCCTTAACCATTCCATCACTGATTGTTGCCACCTACGGCGGCGGCACCGGGATTGGCACACAGCGCGAGTGTTTGGAGTTGCTGGGTTGTTATGGCCGCGATCGGGTGTATAAATTTGCCGAAATTGTGGCGGCGGTGGCGCTGGCCGGCGAGATTTCACTGGCGTCGGCAATTTCCAGCTCTGACTGGGTATCATCCCACGAGCAATACGGGCGCAATCGCTAACGACCTAAGCAAGTGGTCGGCTGGGGTTATATTTAAGCGCCTTCCAACTGCAACAAGGTGGCGGTAAATACGCTTTTACCCGAGAGTAATTAAGCCGCGATTCATTGAGATAAATGTAAAAAGCCGGAACAGGTGTTCCGGCTTTGTCATCTTAGTTATGGCCATTTTAAAATGGCCAGTAGCTCATGGCTTAATGATTGGTATGCGACCAGTGATACTGGCGCGCTTTGGCATCAACTTCGGCGGCAGTTTGCGACGGCATAAAGGCTTTATTGTTACCCTCAAAGAAAAACGCTGCACGCTTTTGCTTGCTGCCCATTTCGTTCATAGTGGCCACATCATAAACGCGTCCATTAATCACGGTATAGGTCACATATTCACTGCGGCGAATGTTATTGAGTACATCACCATCGGTAATCATCAAATCGGCCAGTTTACCCGGCTCAATGCTACCCAGATCCTTACCCATGCCCAAATGTTTGGCACCATCAATGGTAGCCCCGCGCAGGGCTTCCCACGGCGTAAAGCCACCCTGGTTCATTAACCACAGTTCCCAGTGCGCGGCTAAGCCTTCGCGCTGGCCATGGGCGCCAATGTGCACGCTCACGCCTTCATCACGCAAGGTTTTGGCGTATTCTGCCACGTTAAAGTGATTGTATTGATCATCCGGTGCGGTAGGGCGGCGAATAGCGCGGGCATCCAGAATGGTAGATGGCACATAGCGCAGCAAACGTTCGTTTTTCCATACTTCGGTACGGTCGTACCAGTACTCTTCGCCCATCAGGCCACCGTAAGACACTACAAACGTTGGCGTGTAACCAAATTCGGTGGCCTTCCACAGCTGGGTAAGGTCGCTATAACCCTGCGCGATGGGTAAAGAGTGCTCAAGGCCAGTATGACCATCTACCAGCATAGTCAGGTTCTGCTGGAACTTACCGCCGCCTTCAGGCACCACCATCATTTGCTGATTCTTAGCTGCCCACAGCACTTGCTGGCGTTGGTCGCGTCGCGGTTGGTTATAACTTTTTACCGAGATTGCACCGGCGTCTTTTAAGCGCTGTACATGAAAGTAGGCGTCATCGTAATTGTTGATAACAGCCTTATAACCTAACCCTTCGGCGCCATACAAAATGGTTCCTGTTGAATAGGTGCGCGGCGCGACGCGCTGACCGGTGCGTTGCAGTTCTGAGGCGGCAAAAATCTCAGTGGTGTCGTTAGACGGGTCGTGAATGGTGGTCACCCCAAACGATAAATTCGAGTATTGTGTCCAGTTTTGCTGCGGAATAATCTCACTTCTGCCCTGACCGCCGTGGGCGTGGGTATCGATGAGTCCGGGTAATACGGTTTTGCCTGAGGTGTCGATAAGCATGGCATCGGCGGGAATATCCACCTCGCCGCGTTTGCCTACTGCGGCAATGCGGTTATCTGAAATTAACACCACACCGTCTTCAATGATTTCTTGCGTAGCATCCGCATCACGCATGGTCACCACCGTGCCACCTACCAGCGCTTTATAACCGCGGGGCTTGTCAGTATCAGCGCTAAAGCTCAAATCCAGTCCTTCGGCGAGGGGGGCGGGGAGTTCGTCTTCGGCTTTTGAACCGGCGAATGCAAAGGCATCGGCCAGTTCCCGTTCAAAATAGTAAGGACCATGGAACCAGCCAACACTGTCACTTTGTGGTGACCAGGTGAGATATTCACCGGCGCGATCAGAAAGTTGTGTAACCGGCATGCTGGTCATGTCTGGTCCGATGGTCACCTTCTTGCCGTTATCCACAAACGGGGTGACATAAGTATTAAACTGATGCACAAAGGCAACCCACTGACGGTCCGGCGACAAGCGGTATTCCGCTACTTTGTCGGCACCATAGAGGTGTACCCGGTGATCGTCGCCATTAAGGTTAACGCTGGCCAGCTGCGTAGCACCGTAGGGCGAATCGTAGTTGCGTTCGGTAAAGTACACGCGGTCAGTATCGCCGGCGAAATGTGGCTGACTGCCAGCGCTGCTGACTTTAACCGGTGTTTTTTGGCTCAGGTTCATAACATACAAACCCGGCTCACTGGAGTATTTGGGGTTGAGTAAGTAGCCACCAGTAAACTTGCGGTAGGTTACCCATTCACCATCGGGAGAAAACGCTGGCTCAACATAGTGTCCGGGCTGAGTGGTAATAACCTTACCTTTGCCGCCGCGCGCCGACACAATGCGAACTGAGCCTAGTGCGTCGTCGTGCCAGGTGGTGTAAATAATGCTTTTACCATCGCTTGAATAACGAGGGGAGTATTCGTCGTGTTCGTTCTGGCGGGTCAGACGCTGCATTTTGCCGCTTTTGAGATCTTTTACGTACAGTTTACCCAGCGCCTGGAATAACACCGATTTACCGTCGGGCGATTTCTGCGACCAGCGGATCATTTTTACATCAAAGGTATCGGGTGCAACGTCTACATCAAAGCGCAGTGCATCAGCATATTTCACGGTGGCTTCAACTGCTACCGGTATGCTCGCGACCGACTTATCGTCGATGTTTAAACGATGGAATTTACCGCCCGCCCAATACACAATGGATTTGCTGTCGGGTGTCCAGTCGTAGTAAGCGTAATAGCCTTCCACACCAAAGCCTTCCTGCATGTCGCGCTCCATGTCGCGCGTTAGCAGGGTTTCTTCACCGGTGGTTAAATCTTTAATAAATAAGCCGGTGTCGTATTTTACCCGGCGCAAAAACGCAATGTACTTGCCATCTGGTGAAGGGGTAGGCACAACGGCACCGCCGGTGCCACTGATCAACCGGTGCTCTTCGCCGGTCTTTCGGTCGAAACGAGTGACAGCAAAAATGCCTTCGAGTGGATCGCGGTTGTAGCTAAAACGATGGCCACTTACCGTGTTTTGCGTGTAATAAATATATTGCCCATCGTGAGAAAAAACCGGATCGGTAATGTTGTTTTGTTCACGCTGTCCGCTCACGCGTTCTTTAATCGGTACGCCGCTGCCGCCGGAATGATGATAAAGCCAGATCTCTCCGGCCGGAATACTCCGGGTCGACGTAATGCCTTTGGTGACCACCAAGTATTCACCGTCCGGACTCCACTTCGGTGAGTGGATGGTGTTGTTCTTTTCTTTAGTAATTTGCCGCAGGTTGCTGCCATCCGCATCCATTACCCACACGTTCGATACGCCACCGCGATCTGAGATGAACGCGATTTTGCTGCCATCGGGTGCAATGGCCGGGTGAATATTCCAGGCAAAATCCTGGGTCAGAGCCGTCGCATTACCACCATCTAAGTCAGCCTTATAAATATCTCCCAGCATGTCGAATAAGAAGTAGTCGCCGCTTGGCGCCACATCGAGGCTGGACCAGGTTGTTTCGGTTGTATTGATATTGATTTCGTTGAGGCTAAATGGCGGCGCGGTCACCTCCCATGGCGTTTCTGTCTGATCTGCAACCTCGTCTGTGGTTTCTTCCTGAGGCGCACTAATAACCGGTGCCGTCAATACACTGAGCGAAGCAAATACTGCTGCGCTGAGTCGCCAGTACCTGTTTTTCTTGTTATCCATGAATGTCGTTAAGTTCATTGTTATTCTCATACATATTGTTGTTGTATTTAGCTGTTTGAGCGTCAGTTTCGCCGACGCTCAATGCTCTTACAAGCAGTATAAAGAAACAAAAACTCAATGTGTGGTGATTCGTCGGATTAGTTATACCGCCAGTGGCGTTCGACGACGATTATTCGGGATCGGGGAACATCTCGCGGATGGCACTGAACTGGTCGAAGTTACCGAGCAACAGGTCAACTAAAGCGGGGTCGAATCGGGTGCCACGATGTTGCTCAAAGTACTGATAAATTTCGGCATCTGACCACGCTGCTTTGTAACAGCGTTTACTGCCCAGCGCATCGAAGACGTCAGCGACTGCCGATATTCTGCCCGCAATTGAAATAGCCTCGCCGGTAAGCCCTCTGGGATAACCTGAGCCGTCCCAGCATTCGTGATGTTCATGAGCAATAGTGGCGCCCACCCTTAATATAGGATTGCTACTTTTATACAGCATGTCATAGCCCGCCCGGGCATGAGTGCGCATGATGGCCATCTCTTCTTCAGTATGGCGACCAGGCTTATTTAAAATGTGATCCGGGATAGCCACCTTTCCCACATCGTGCAGTGGCGAAGCCAGTTTAATCATTTCTGCTTCGTTTTCGTTCAGACCATAAAGCTCGGCTAACATTGCACTGATATGTGCAACCCGCTTTACATGTGAACCCGTCTCTTTAGAACGCATTTCCACCGCTTCGCCAATAATGTATGACAGCTCTTTTTGCGACTCGCGAATAACTTCGCGTAGTTGAATGTTCTCATGGGCCACGGCGATGCTGTTGGCAAAAAACGACAAAAGGTGATGCTGATCGGGTTCGAGAGGATCGTCTTTTGCCACATACAGTACGTTTTCCATTCCTCTTTTAGTGGTGAAATAGCTAACAAAATAGTCTTCACCCTGAATGCTCCGATGCTGATTAAGGGCATCTTCGATATGCATCCGGACGCGGGCTGGCATCGCAGTTGTGCTTTGACGCAAGTTAGTGGCAAGAATATTGTATTGCGGCCCGCTTTTATTATCCCGACTCACCGCACAGCAAATAATCCCCGAGGTTTCAATGCCCAGCACAATTGAAATTTGATTAAGAATGGCCGAGGCAAACTGCGGTAAGGTATCGCACTCAATAAACTCGGTCGTGGCACTAATCACTTTCTCAAGGCCAAGGCGATGCCGCTCTATGAGTTTGATGTCGCGATAAGCGCGCAGTGCCGCATACATGCTGGTTTTCAGACGCAGGGCGGTAAGTTCGGTTTTATTTTTGTAATCATTAATGTCGTAGTCGCGGATGACCCGTTCTTCTGGTGCCTCGCCGGGTTGCCCGGTGCGCAAAATCAAACGAATAACATTATTATTGAGGCTGGTTCGTACCCAGTGCACTAACTCCAGGCCGGCTTGCGTGGTTTCCATAACGACATCAACAATAGCCACGGCAATATTGCCGGCAGTGTCGGCTGTTAAAATTTCGCGGGCTTCGCGTGCACTGGCGGCAGAGATTAGTTCTACAGGCCGATCTTCAAAGGTAAAGTCGGCCAACACCAAACGGGTCACGGTGTGAATTTCGGGTTCATCGTCTACTACCAGTATTTTCCAGGCCGCAAGCGTACTGGTTTGCGCTGCGCAGTCATCTTCATCAAAAAACAGTAAATCATCACCAAGCATTACGGCTACCTCAATACGACTTAGTTACACTATAGTACGCCTGAGTCAAAGCTGCCTGTGCAATTATTGAGCACGATTGGGTATAGGCTCTTACGCTGATCAGCGCAAAACCACCGTGATGTACTTTAAAGTTTTTGGTGCTGCGCTTATCCAGACCTGCCCATGAAGCGGTAATGTGGATAGGCGCAGCGCTATAGTAAAGGGGCTAGCGTTTCAATACGACACGGTAATGGGGTTTACTGTTACGGAGCCTGTCTATCGCTTCGTTTATTTGCGCAAAACTGAAGTATTCTGTGACGGGCTCAATCTTGTGTAAAGCGGCAAAATCGAGCATCTTACTGATGGTGGCAGGGCTGCCTACCGGAGTGCCGGACACCGAGCGCTGGCCCAATATTAATGGAAATACATTTACATCAAGCGGTTCAAGTGTGGCCCCCACAAAATGTAAACGGCCTTTAGGCGCGAGTGTGGCCACGTAGGCATTCCAGTCCAGCTTCACGTTGACGGTAGACAGAATAAAGTCAAAATATCCTGAAGCCGCTTCTAATTCTTCGGTATTACTACTGTTGAGTACTTTGTGTGCTCCCAGCTTTTCCAGTTCGGCAGTTTCTGCCGTATTACGTGTAAAGGCCGTGACCTCACATCCCCAGGCATTTAAAAATTGCAAGGCAATATGCCCCAAACCACCAATACCAATAACACCGACTTTAGACGTAGGTTTAATGTCGAACTGTACCAAGGGATTAAATACCGTGATCCCGCCACATAACATCGGTCCCGCAGAGTCAGGGTTTATACCCTCCGGCAGGAGCACCACAGCGCTGGCCTGTGCGCGAACTTTTTCAGCAAACCCTCCGTGGCGGCCTCCGATAGTCATTTCGGCGCTGGAGCACAAATTATGATCGCCCGACTGACAAGTGTGGCAGGTATTACAATACGCTGAATGCCAGCCTAGCCCGACACGTTGGCCTACTTTGACAGCGCTGACATTGTCACCCACCGCGCTGACTACGCCAATAACTTCGTGACCGGGCACAAAGGGGTATTCGGTAAGGCCCCAGTCATTGTCCAGCATGCTCAGATCGCTGTGGCAGATACCGCAGGATTCAACATCAATTTCTACGTCATCCTGCAACAACGGGCCTGGGTCGTATTCGAACGGTTCTAGTTTGGCACCGGGTGCTGAGGCTGCATAGGCTTTGATCATGGTGTTCTCCTTTAGACTGTATTGATTTAGCAAACATTTATTGTCAACAGCAAAAGTGTGATGCATATTAATAAGTAGAACAATACTCGATTTTGAAACTCATCGTTATGAAAAGCGAAACAATAGACTTGCGTTTGTTACACTACTTTGTTGCAACCGCCAACACGCTGAACTTTACTTCGGCCGCAGCAAAGCTGGGGATCCCCAAGTCAAAGCTAAGCAAAAGCATTGCCAGACTTGAAAGCGAACTGAACCTGAGCTTATTTGAACGCTCATCCAGGGTGGTAAGGCTAACGGAAGCAGGGCGATTGCTTTATCGTCGTGCCGAAGTGTTGATTGAAGAGTCCAGTCATCTGCTGGACGATTTGCGGACCATGAGCAATAGTACAGCGGGCCGGTTGAGACTTGCAGCTTCACCCGCTTTGGGGCGCTTTTTGTCTGAGGAGTTGTTTCCCCGGTTTTTGCAGCAATGGCCGGATATTTCCATTTCTTTAAAATTGTCCTATGAGTATGAGAACTTATTTCAGGAAGGGTTAGATCTCGCGTTCAGGATGGGTAAAAATCGCGATGACAGTTTAATCGAAAGGCAAATTGGTGCGGGAAATCGGGTGCTGGTGGCGTCGCCTGAGTATCTGCTGTCATGTGCGCCCATCCATCAGCCTTCAGATTTACTCAAACATAAGAGTATTCAAATTTTTGAGGGCGACAGACCCACCTGGGTGCTACAACGTGGCGAACAAACTGAGCAGGTGAACCTGAACGTTGCGTTTCAGTGCGCCGATTTTGTGAGCCTGGTGAATATGATTAAAGGTGGCAATGGTATTGGTCATCTTCCGTGGTTTGTTGTGCGCGACAACATTGCCAGCGGCGAACTCATACAAATTTTACCGCAGTGGCAAAGCCCGCCACTGCCGATTTCTGTGGTTTATCGACAAGGTTACAACAAGCCCGCCCGGTTGGCCGAATTACTCAAGTGGATAGATCAAAATACGCATCTGTTTCAACTTTGCGCTCCTGGTTGATGACCCTTTTCTGTGAATATAATGTGGCTACCAATTCGAAGAGCTGATGTTTAATTGTTCAATCAGATAATTTGTCAAGCGCAGACTCAATATCACCCAAAGCAGAGAGCGCGGCATTCTCGATTACTGTTTTAGAGTCTGAAAATATGCTGCTTTCTTCCTTACTGCTCGTTGCAACTGTAAGCCCTGTATCGGCGTCAATCAGGCGATAAAAAACGACAGCACTGACCGAATCAACACCTATATTGCTTTTGTAGGATTCTGTTTCTGAAACCGACAGCTCAGTAATGAGTATTCCATTTGCACCCAGGTTACTAGCAATAGA
This genomic interval from Alteromonas gilva contains the following:
- a CDS encoding amidohydrolase family protein, translating into MNLTTFMDNKKNRYWRLSAAVFASLSVLTAPVISAPQEETTDEVADQTETPWEVTAPPFSLNEININTTETTWSSLDVAPSGDYFLFDMLGDIYKADLDGGNATALTQDFAWNIHPAIAPDGSKIAFISDRGGVSNVWVMDADGSNLRQITKEKNNTIHSPKWSPDGEYLVVTKGITSTRSIPAGEIWLYHHSGGSGVPIKERVSGQREQNNITDPVFSHDGQYIYYTQNTVSGHRFSYNRDPLEGIFAVTRFDRKTGEEHRLISGTGGAVVPTPSPDGKYIAFLRRVKYDTGLFIKDLTTGEETLLTRDMERDMQEGFGVEGYYAYYDWTPDSKSIVYWAGGKFHRLNIDDKSVASIPVAVEATVKYADALRFDVDVAPDTFDVKMIRWSQKSPDGKSVLFQALGKLYVKDLKSGKMQRLTRQNEHDEYSPRYSSDGKSIIYTTWHDDALGSVRIVSARGGKGKVITTQPGHYVEPAFSPDGEWVTYRKFTGGYLLNPKYSSEPGLYVMNLSQKTPVKVSSAGSQPHFAGDTDRVYFTERNYDSPYGATQLASVNLNGDDHRVHLYGADKVAEYRLSPDRQWVAFVHQFNTYVTPFVDNGKKVTIGPDMTSMPVTQLSDRAGEYLTWSPQSDSVGWFHGPYYFERELADAFAFAGSKAEDELPAPLAEGLDLSFSADTDKPRGYKALVGGTVVTMRDADATQEIIEDGVVLISDNRIAAVGKRGEVDIPADAMLIDTSGKTVLPGLIDTHAHGGQGRSEIIPQQNWTQYSNLSFGVTTIHDPSNDTTEIFAASELQRTGQRVAPRTYSTGTILYGAEGLGYKAVINNYDDAYFHVQRLKDAGAISVKSYNQPRRDQRQQVLWAAKNQQMMVVPEGGGKFQQNLTMLVDGHTGLEHSLPIAQGYSDLTQLWKATEFGYTPTFVVSYGGLMGEEYWYDRTEVWKNERLLRYVPSTILDARAIRRPTAPDDQYNHFNVAEYAKTLRDEGVSVHIGAHGQREGLAAHWELWLMNQGGFTPWEALRGATIDGAKHLGMGKDLGSIEPGKLADLMITDGDVLNNIRRSEYVTYTVINGRVYDVATMNEMGSKQKRAAFFFEGNNKAFMPSQTAAEVDAKARQYHWSHTNH
- a CDS encoding DUF3369 domain-containing protein; this translates as MLGDDLLFFDEDDCAAQTSTLAAWKILVVDDEPEIHTVTRLVLADFTFEDRPVELISAASAREAREILTADTAGNIAVAIVDVVMETTQAGLELVHWVRTSLNNNVIRLILRTGQPGEAPEERVIRDYDINDYKNKTELTALRLKTSMYAALRAYRDIKLIERHRLGLEKVISATTEFIECDTLPQFASAILNQISIVLGIETSGIICCAVSRDNKSGPQYNILATNLRQSTTAMPARVRMHIEDALNQHRSIQGEDYFVSYFTTKRGMENVLYVAKDDPLEPDQHHLLSFFANSIAVAHENIQLREVIRESQKELSYIIGEAVEMRSKETGSHVKRVAHISAMLAELYGLNENEAEMIKLASPLHDVGKVAIPDHILNKPGRHTEEEMAIMRTHARAGYDMLYKSSNPILRVGATIAHEHHECWDGSGYPRGLTGEAISIAGRISAVADVFDALGSKRCYKAAWSDAEIYQYFEQHRGTRFDPALVDLLLGNFDQFSAIREMFPDPE
- a CDS encoding HlyD family secretion protein, with amino-acid sequence MDSQSLFRPQALISQQQNIEGTVLVRPTLSALGITAALLMWLAASLYWLLSSQYVDTQTVTGWLEPQRGITHVYSPSPGAIVSEILVNANQRVSKGTPLIKLTRDATFKNNQSVNAVLLGELKSRIERLQTQYTLSQNGFENKRQQLQTNHQRLLEDRQNIASMRTLLNQKMQLLDSQKQALTKLTKDGFYSKHQLQNLDAQRLDESYQHKLLNREWLAIIRAIDDTRYELQTLTTSHQLQQLAIENSISEIQQSLHQQYSVQDIVVTAPNDGKVGQLHAKSGQSTQANLPLLTLMPEQGDVIARLLIPISAAGQVSAGQPISLRYDAFPYTQFGTYDAVIDKVSPHLLLPQEVAQTPVTVKQPVYLASASLSSFNIEHLNEPIALRAGMTFAADINIRERNLMQWLFEPLYQLNGGLL
- the ahr gene encoding NADPH-dependent aldehyde reductase Ahr, with the protein product MIKAYAASAPGAKLEPFEYDPGPLLQDDVEIDVESCGICHSDLSMLDNDWGLTEYPFVPGHEVIGVVSAVGDNVSAVKVGQRVGLGWHSAYCNTCHTCQSGDHNLCSSAEMTIGGRHGGFAEKVRAQASAVVLLPEGINPDSAGPMLCGGITVFNPLVQFDIKPTSKVGVIGIGGLGHIALQFLNAWGCEVTAFTRNTAETAELEKLGAHKVLNSSNTEELEAASGYFDFILSTVNVKLDWNAYVATLAPKGRLHFVGATLEPLDVNVFPLILGQRSVSGTPVGSPATISKMLDFAALHKIEPVTEYFSFAQINEAIDRLRNSKPHYRVVLKR
- a CDS encoding peptidase domain-containing ABC transporter, with product MSHISAVKSPLQLGWRRRTPLILQAENSECGLACIAMIAGYHGLNVDLAQLRSCQSFSQQGANLKQLIDFAHSLKLNSRAVKVELEHLKDLQLPCILHWNMQHFVVLTKVGSKNIELHDPAIGQRKLSWLEADKCFTGIALELQPGNQFEPKNLTQPLKIRQLWQHIVGIKRSLIVIFTLSLLLQLFALASPYYLQLVIDTVIINNDKPLLNVLFLGFLLLVVIEAITNLSRQAAGIYMSSHLAQQLSVNVFTHLIRLPFNYFLQRHIGDLVARFGSLQEIRRFISQGIVGLILDSLILLCTLALMALYSVKLMCVVVIFSVIFLLLRLCLLAPIQRLQQEKIATAAKENSHFIETIRGIQSIRMLKLESFRLHGWQHLLTDTLNRDIQLRRWEMSFSIVHLILFGLENLIVIYMAAHLVMEQQFTIGMLYAFVSYKNRFNGATSGLVEQLIQWRLLRVHLDRLADIVHCPVAIESLPSQQATAPDLRIKAHRVSLKNVAFAYPGQPPLFQHINLHIEPGAMVVITGASGNGKSTLAKCLAGLMVPTQGQILIDDQPLNGRNSNQQISAVMQDDMCLSGSVIDNVSGFSQHIDMPRLIECCKLACLHDTINQLPMQYYTLISEGAANLSGGQRQRLYLARALYQQPALLLLDESSSHLDARCEHLINQNLSRLSMTRIVIAHRRETIQMAHQRYHLAGGCLTEVAINFTPDLPTPTAQQGNHYV